One Turneriella parva DSM 21527 genomic region harbors:
- a CDS encoding TRAP transporter large permease, with product MVVAGLLLLILLLILFGQPLFVIIGAVTGYCFLFMGNGGLSNIIGDLYYGADKEILLAIPLFILAGNLMTHGSIARRLIDVGRSVTAPIPSGLAVAGVISCGIFAAISGSSPVTLIAIGGVMYPALRQAGYNQNFSMGILAAGGTLGIIIPPSIPMIIYAIMVGVSVIDLFLAGIGPGLLLLTALVIYSVFRGWKMERGKWVMADILKSLKSGILALLMPVIILGGIYTGWFTATESAAIAVIYAVFVEILIHRELSLKKLPAIFSESAEMLGTLFLILLLAVSLNKFMTEEQIPQALVEKMSALISNKVGFLIGVNILLLIVGMFMDIMSAILVLAPLLAPMAIHYGINPIHFGIIMIVNLEIGYLTPPVGVNLFVASSIFKVPLGQVIKAVAPIVLVFLVCLGIITSIPEIALFPLKNAGEKQKTTLSSQPAAKTEQGKQLTEEQQVFVGKWKSASGTLEITDDGIARLAPPIGGVGSKYLPKMAEATLEIEGLKSITVKSGETVKTFKVVKAPKTKGEKTTMTLDKVVYTKETTAEEEP from the coding sequence ATGGTAGTCGCTGGACTTCTGCTGCTCATTCTGCTGCTCATACTTTTTGGGCAACCCCTCTTCGTGATTATCGGTGCCGTCACAGGCTATTGCTTTCTCTTCATGGGAAATGGCGGGCTATCGAACATCATTGGCGACCTCTATTACGGCGCCGACAAAGAGATATTGCTGGCGATTCCGCTCTTTATATTAGCGGGTAACCTCATGACACATGGGTCGATTGCGCGCAGGCTGATCGACGTGGGCCGTTCTGTTACGGCCCCGATACCATCGGGTCTTGCAGTTGCCGGAGTTATATCGTGCGGTATCTTCGCGGCCATTTCGGGCTCTTCGCCCGTAACGCTGATCGCAATCGGAGGGGTCATGTACCCTGCCCTGCGCCAGGCCGGCTACAACCAGAATTTCTCTATGGGAATTCTGGCCGCGGGCGGTACGCTCGGTATCATCATTCCGCCGAGTATTCCCATGATTATTTATGCGATCATGGTCGGCGTCTCGGTGATCGACCTCTTTCTCGCGGGTATTGGGCCAGGCCTCTTACTTTTAACCGCGCTCGTCATCTATTCAGTCTTCAGGGGCTGGAAAATGGAACGCGGCAAATGGGTGATGGCAGATATTCTCAAATCGCTCAAAAGCGGTATTTTGGCTCTGCTCATGCCGGTCATCATTCTCGGTGGCATCTATACCGGCTGGTTTACGGCGACTGAATCTGCGGCGATTGCCGTGATCTATGCGGTTTTCGTCGAGATTCTGATTCACCGCGAGCTGTCGCTCAAGAAGTTGCCGGCGATTTTCTCTGAGAGCGCCGAAATGCTCGGTACGCTTTTCTTGATTCTTTTGCTCGCTGTGAGCCTGAACAAGTTCATGACCGAAGAGCAGATTCCGCAGGCGCTCGTTGAAAAAATGTCAGCCCTGATCTCGAACAAAGTGGGCTTTCTGATCGGCGTGAATATCTTGCTGCTCATCGTGGGCATGTTCATGGATATCATGAGTGCTATTCTCGTGCTGGCGCCGCTGCTCGCCCCGATGGCGATTCACTACGGTATTAACCCGATTCACTTCGGCATTATCATGATCGTCAACCTCGAGATTGGTTACCTGACGCCACCGGTGGGTGTGAACCTCTTCGTGGCCTCGAGTATATTCAAGGTACCTCTGGGTCAGGTGATCAAGGCCGTCGCGCCCATTGTGCTCGTATTTCTCGTGTGTCTCGGTATCATCACCAGCATACCTGAAATCGCGCTCTTTCCGCTGAAGAACGCAGGCGAAAAACAGAAGACAACGCTCAGCTCTCAGCCGGCGGCCAAGACCGAACAGGGCAAGCAGCTCACAGAAGAGCAGCAGGTTTTTGTCGGCAAATGGAAGTCAGCTTCGGGAACGCTCGAAATAACCGATGACGGTATCGCCCGCCTGGCCCCCCCCATTGGTGGCGTCGGGTCAAAGTACCTGCCGAAAATGGCTGAGGCAACACTCGAAATTGAAGGTTTGAAGAGCATTACGGTAAAATCGGGTGAGACCGTAAAAACGTTCAAGGTCGTCAAAGCGCCTAAAACCAAGGGCGAAAAGACAACCATGACGCTCGATAAAGTCGTATACACGAAAGAAACCACAGCTGAAGAAGAGCCTTAA
- the fliD gene encoding flagellar filament capping protein FliD, with product MPAPQMPGLASGIDTKDIIRKLVEVEKAPITRLENNKKDLSDTTKALGELRKRTKTLQDALHAMASFEAAFEQKRLNSTPAGVVDGSVRKNAPPSRHTLQVMKLASNLSFASSPQSLRTKLPAAKLKIGATESEFAGGTLQSLREHLQKYHNKDITTKTVQIKEDESILIIDSVAQGEDALLKIEDPDGLLKSLGLLAVNSTPDFGKKDSKDKPKDEKDAKKEPEPKETTEKERWLIQPQQLEATSGAKGVPAEDKKSLAIADSSATLYKFLAGQNSEERRLTSISVAAMASLGDHEEDAAPDSLSDGVRENINIKGIELETYNITRTREKEIMKRADFGVVLKYGDKEERHKLSGLTGPQTFAVAKGLTGVEFYANGADIIFEPLELTYAVKPQPKVDLTENKEAKTPAEAEQRKIFPNLLRAAQNAELKIDGIQISRKSNSNLGDIIEGVSLNLLKTSQDNVETEILNDNDAAKKQVLAFVKAYNELLQFSDDVAKTAKIKEAGKYREMRAESGVLATNATIRQLVNGLKVHTSNAYPTNRDPHIRTLTQIGISTGAIGGKREEVIKGYLEVDEAKLAQMLAEHPAAVKELFAIDTNGDLRIDNGYAHVVENFLEPYTRFTRGLISEQIKSNAERVKQLDRDIKRQEEHVKSYETKLKTKFGYMESSVQKSKSTGTFLKQKLGGGDGR from the coding sequence ATGCCAGCGCCGCAAATGCCAGGTCTCGCGTCGGGAATCGACACGAAAGATATCATCAGAAAGCTCGTCGAGGTCGAAAAGGCGCCGATCACGCGGCTCGAGAATAATAAGAAAGACCTCTCTGACACCACGAAGGCCCTGGGTGAACTCAGAAAACGCACAAAAACTCTGCAAGATGCACTGCACGCGATGGCGTCTTTCGAAGCGGCTTTCGAACAGAAGCGCCTGAACTCGACGCCTGCAGGCGTCGTCGACGGTAGCGTGCGCAAGAACGCGCCACCTTCGCGCCACACACTGCAGGTGATGAAGCTGGCCTCAAATTTGAGTTTTGCCAGCTCGCCGCAATCGTTGCGGACCAAATTACCCGCTGCGAAGCTCAAAATCGGCGCAACCGAATCAGAGTTTGCCGGCGGTACGCTGCAGTCACTGCGCGAGCACCTGCAAAAATACCATAACAAAGACATCACGACCAAAACGGTGCAGATTAAAGAAGACGAATCAATCCTCATTATAGACAGCGTTGCGCAGGGCGAAGATGCCTTGCTGAAAATAGAAGACCCAGACGGATTGCTCAAGAGCCTCGGGCTTTTGGCCGTTAACTCGACCCCCGACTTTGGTAAAAAAGACTCAAAAGATAAACCCAAAGACGAAAAAGACGCGAAGAAAGAGCCTGAACCCAAAGAGACGACTGAAAAAGAACGCTGGCTGATTCAGCCGCAGCAGCTCGAGGCGACAAGCGGCGCCAAAGGAGTGCCGGCCGAAGACAAAAAGTCGCTCGCGATCGCCGACAGTTCCGCAACCCTCTACAAGTTTCTTGCGGGGCAGAATTCAGAAGAACGCCGCCTGACGAGCATTTCGGTAGCTGCGATGGCGTCGCTCGGCGATCATGAAGAAGATGCGGCGCCCGATTCGCTGAGCGACGGGGTGCGCGAGAACATCAATATCAAAGGTATCGAGCTCGAAACCTACAATATAACCCGCACGCGCGAAAAAGAGATTATGAAGCGCGCAGATTTCGGCGTTGTGCTGAAATATGGCGATAAAGAAGAGCGCCATAAACTTTCGGGACTTACGGGGCCGCAGACATTTGCCGTCGCGAAAGGTCTCACCGGCGTCGAATTTTACGCCAATGGCGCCGACATCATATTCGAGCCGCTTGAACTGACGTATGCGGTGAAGCCGCAGCCCAAAGTCGACTTGACCGAGAACAAAGAAGCCAAAACACCCGCTGAAGCAGAGCAGAGAAAGATTTTTCCCAATCTGCTGCGCGCCGCGCAGAATGCCGAACTCAAAATCGACGGCATACAGATTAGCCGCAAGTCGAACAGCAACCTGGGCGATATCATCGAAGGTGTGTCTCTGAATCTGCTGAAAACCTCACAGGACAATGTCGAAACCGAAATTCTGAACGACAACGATGCGGCGAAAAAGCAGGTGCTGGCGTTTGTGAAAGCCTATAACGAGCTGCTGCAGTTCTCAGACGATGTGGCGAAGACGGCGAAGATCAAAGAAGCGGGCAAGTACCGCGAAATGCGCGCCGAATCGGGTGTGCTTGCAACCAATGCCACAATTCGCCAGCTCGTCAATGGCCTGAAGGTACACACTTCGAATGCATACCCGACGAACCGCGACCCGCATATACGCACACTCACGCAGATCGGCATTTCAACCGGCGCGATCGGTGGCAAGCGTGAAGAGGTGATTAAGGGCTATCTCGAAGTCGACGAGGCTAAACTTGCACAGATGCTGGCAGAACACCCGGCAGCGGTGAAAGAGCTTTTCGCGATCGATACCAACGGTGACCTGCGCATCGACAACGGCTACGCGCACGTTGTCGAAAACTTTCTTGAACCTTACACGCGCTTTACTCGCGGCCTTATTTCAGAGCAGATTAAGTCGAACGCCGAACGCGTGAAGCAGCTCGACCGCGATATCAAGCGGCAAGAAGAGCATGTGAAGAGCTATGAGACCAAGCTCAAAACCAAGTTTGGTTATATGGAAAGTTCTGTGCAGAAGAGCAAATCGACCGGCACGTTTCTCAAGCAAAAACTGGGTGGTGGCGACGGCCGCTGA
- a CDS encoding DUF2147 domain-containing protein, with the protein MKKLTLLFLASLVAAPALFANDVAGTWMTIDDESGKPRSYIDIWVENGIATGKITKILAIKPGENTNPLCTECKGADYNKPVVGLVILRGFKQDGNEWNGGTIMDPNNGKTYKCKIKSENNGQTLRVRGYVGISMFGRTQIWKKLK; encoded by the coding sequence ATGAAAAAACTGACACTGCTATTTCTCGCATCTTTGGTTGCAGCGCCGGCGCTCTTCGCGAACGACGTTGCCGGCACGTGGATGACCATCGACGACGAATCGGGCAAACCACGTTCGTACATTGATATTTGGGTCGAGAACGGAATCGCCACCGGCAAGATCACGAAAATTCTGGCGATAAAACCCGGTGAGAACACAAACCCGCTCTGCACCGAATGCAAGGGCGCCGACTACAACAAGCCAGTTGTGGGCCTGGTGATTCTGCGGGGCTTCAAACAAGACGGCAACGAATGGAATGGGGGCACGATCATGGACCCGAATAATGGCAAGACCTACAAGTGCAAGATCAAGTCTGAGAACAACGGGCAGACCCTGCGCGTTCGCGGTTATGTCGGTATTTCTATGTTTGGCCGCACCCAAATCTGGAAAAAGCTGAAATAG
- a CDS encoding RNA polymerase sigma factor, translating into MQHLKDEDLIRELKRAELGEHLTGTKTDAEKIFAELIGRHQRPFARLVTIRYPVDIASAEEITQDFWLECYSALPRYNPDRPFLGWATTILFRTAEKFLKKRRKEVQLSPQSDFFEMQAASLPGGENAEIEKEQISRMLSAVRELPAELALLIELRFFQRKKIDEITEATGLARSTVFEKLNLAYKKLRRGIDERQKDRAPRANAKRQSS; encoded by the coding sequence ATGCAACACCTCAAAGATGAGGATCTCATACGCGAGCTCAAGCGGGCTGAACTCGGTGAACACCTCACGGGCACCAAGACTGACGCCGAGAAAATTTTTGCCGAACTGATCGGGCGCCACCAGCGCCCGTTTGCAAGGCTTGTGACGATCAGGTACCCTGTCGACATCGCCAGCGCAGAAGAAATCACGCAGGATTTCTGGCTTGAATGTTATTCTGCCCTGCCCCGCTATAACCCCGACAGGCCTTTTCTGGGCTGGGCGACGACAATTCTGTTTCGCACCGCCGAGAAGTTTCTGAAAAAGCGACGCAAAGAAGTGCAGCTGTCGCCGCAGAGCGACTTTTTTGAAATGCAGGCCGCTTCTCTACCGGGCGGTGAAAACGCTGAAATCGAGAAAGAACAGATCAGTCGAATGCTGAGCGCAGTGCGCGAGCTGCCGGCAGAACTGGCTCTGCTGATTGAACTGCGTTTCTTTCAGCGCAAAAAAATCGATGAAATCACTGAGGCGACGGGGCTTGCCCGGTCGACGGTGTTCGAAAAGCTGAATCTTGCCTACAAGAAGCTGCGGCGCGGCATCGACGAACGCCAGAAAGATCGCGCGCCACGGGCGAACGCGAAACGTCAGAGTAGCTGA
- the pth gene encoding aminoacyl-tRNA hydrolase, with the protein MKPTIACVGLMNPGDRYRFTRHNAGAMALDALWPSASYTAIKSLAAEIAETDEGDTRLLLVKPQTFMNLSGQAVGAVLKKFNIAPAKLVVFHDEVELDNGVVRHKFGGGHKGHNGLRSIIGVIGSADFHRIRVGVSRPANRDDGIADYLLSVQPAAQRITADKLLPVWQEIIGGLAK; encoded by the coding sequence ATGAAGCCGACAATCGCCTGCGTGGGGCTCATGAATCCCGGCGATCGCTACCGTTTTACGCGCCACAACGCCGGGGCGATGGCGCTCGATGCTCTCTGGCCGTCGGCAAGTTACACAGCAATCAAGTCGCTCGCGGCCGAGATTGCCGAAACCGACGAGGGCGACACGCGGCTGCTGCTCGTTAAGCCGCAGACTTTCATGAATCTTTCAGGCCAGGCAGTCGGCGCTGTTTTGAAAAAATTCAACATTGCTCCGGCGAAACTTGTGGTTTTTCACGACGAGGTCGAGCTCGATAACGGCGTCGTGCGCCATAAATTCGGCGGTGGGCACAAAGGTCACAATGGCCTGCGCAGCATCATCGGCGTCATCGGCAGTGCGGATTTTCACCGTATTCGTGTCGGCGTCTCACGCCCGGCGAACCGTGACGATGGCATTGCTGATTATTTGCTTTCGGTGCAGCCGGCAGCGCAAAGAATAACCGCCGATAAGCTCTTGCCCGTGTGGCAAGAAATAATCGGCGGTTTGGCGAAATAA
- a CDS encoding TRAP transporter small permease, translating to MKLILDAMARLEKWIAGICIATIMVLMVMDVFGRNVLKDGIVWAQKLSLHLMLWAGLLGASITSSKGGHLRPEIADKLWPKSFQPVLKSLEHFLISAFCATMAFFALKYILHSLETGDKTPVTELPMWLVQGVIPYTLASMAVRHFTYAFISEIRPKDLNEAEEALQLEAEVSGKGE from the coding sequence ATGAAACTCATATTGGACGCAATGGCCCGCCTCGAAAAATGGATCGCGGGCATTTGTATTGCAACCATTATGGTGCTCATGGTTATGGACGTCTTCGGCAGAAACGTGCTGAAAGACGGCATCGTCTGGGCGCAGAAACTATCACTTCACCTGATGTTGTGGGCGGGCCTTCTCGGCGCGTCCATTACGTCATCGAAAGGCGGGCATTTACGTCCCGAAATCGCCGACAAGTTGTGGCCCAAAAGCTTTCAGCCGGTGCTCAAATCATTGGAGCACTTTCTGATTTCGGCTTTCTGCGCCACGATGGCATTTTTTGCGCTGAAATACATTCTGCATAGTCTCGAAACCGGCGATAAAACGCCGGTGACTGAACTGCCGATGTGGCTCGTGCAGGGTGTAATACCCTACACGCTCGCGTCGATGGCCGTTCGCCATTTCACCTATGCGTTTATCTCAGAGATCAGACCCAAAGATCTGAACGAAGCCGAAGAAGCGCTTCAGCTCGAAGCTGAAGTTTCAGGGAAGGGTGAATAG
- a CDS encoding glycosyltransferase — MAATKKVSVVIPTLNEERDLPVLLGSLKAQTFRDFEIIVGDAGSKDRTRQIAEEHGARVVQGGMPGVGRNRGAEVANGEYLFFFDADVSLPPDFLAKAVAEMDGEFIDLATCEFHPLSDLRLDKILFAFANLSVKMNANGNPRAAGFCIFITKRLFDRIGGFDESLKLAEDHDLVDRAAKFRPLHVLKSTSLQVSVRRLAKEGRFSLIQKYFQVEMHLMTKGKVRDDIIEYEFGNFKDESKEPVKKAMDQFEERLIKLEAQYNDWSQKVQSLPMMERVRETQGRLKQSADALTQSLKELFSAKQA; from the coding sequence ATGGCAGCCACAAAAAAGGTCAGCGTCGTCATACCGACGCTCAATGAAGAACGCGATTTACCGGTTTTACTGGGTTCGCTGAAAGCGCAGACGTTTCGCGATTTCGAAATTATTGTCGGCGATGCGGGTTCAAAAGACCGCACGCGCCAGATCGCCGAAGAGCATGGCGCCAGAGTTGTTCAGGGCGGCATGCCTGGCGTGGGCCGCAATCGGGGCGCCGAGGTGGCAAATGGCGAATACCTGTTCTTTTTCGATGCCGATGTTTCGCTGCCGCCCGATTTTCTGGCGAAAGCTGTCGCCGAAATGGATGGCGAATTTATCGATCTGGCAACGTGCGAGTTTCATCCGCTGTCAGATTTGAGGCTCGACAAGATTCTGTTTGCGTTCGCCAATCTGTCGGTGAAGATGAATGCCAACGGCAACCCGCGCGCCGCAGGTTTTTGTATTTTTATCACCAAACGCCTGTTTGACCGAATCGGCGGTTTCGATGAAAGCCTCAAGCTCGCCGAAGACCATGACCTGGTCGATCGTGCCGCGAAATTCAGACCTCTTCATGTTTTGAAATCTACCTCGCTGCAGGTGAGCGTGCGCCGTCTTGCCAAAGAAGGGCGGTTCTCGCTGATACAGAAATACTTTCAGGTCGAAATGCACCTGATGACGAAAGGTAAGGTGCGCGACGACATTATCGAATACGAGTTCGGCAACTTCAAAGACGAAAGCAAAGAGCCTGTTAAAAAGGCGATGGACCAGTTTGAAGAGCGTCTGATAAAGCTCGAAGCGCAATACAACGACTGGTCGCAAAAAGTGCAGAGTTTGCCGATGATGGAGCGCGTGCGCGAAACGCAGGGCCGGCTCAAACAGAGCGCCGACGCATTGACGCAGAGTCTCAAAGAACTTTTTTCAGCGAAACAGGCTTAA
- a CDS encoding GH1 family beta-glucosidase encodes MSTAELKRADFGDFVFGAATSAYQIEGAHDADGKTDSIWDTFTRRRRKIKNREHGRVACDHYHRVDGDVAIMQKLNLQAYRFSISWPRLQPTIGGAENIRGTDFYSRLVDKLLRANIRPFITLYHWDMPQYLEDKGGWINRDTIGRFADFASLVGRRLGDRVKDFIVFNEPMIFLSLGNLLGLHAPGRRSLRGFFAASHHVLLAQAEGARALRAVVGSAEIGTTISATAAYPASTSPRDVLAAQRFDTLFNTFYLEPVLGRGYPTAHFPALRRIEKHIRAGDMQKLQFDFDFWGLNTYTRKRVKYSRFIPFVHWRELKNDPNVPETAMRWEIYPQGIYDLLKKYGSYPEIKKLYVTENGAAFHDQVVQGRVADSYRIEYLREYLRAVQRAKSEGVKIAGYFAWSLLDNFEWAEGYHARFGLTHVDYGTQKRTIKDSGYWYSRLIAAGSEPT; translated from the coding sequence GTGAGCACGGCAGAACTGAAAAGGGCTGATTTCGGCGATTTCGTTTTCGGCGCTGCTACATCCGCATACCAGATAGAAGGCGCGCACGACGCTGATGGCAAAACCGATTCGATTTGGGATACCTTCACCCGCCGCCGAAGAAAAATCAAGAATCGCGAACACGGCCGCGTCGCCTGCGACCATTATCACAGGGTCGACGGAGACGTGGCGATCATGCAGAAACTGAACCTGCAGGCGTACCGCTTTTCGATCAGCTGGCCGCGGCTGCAGCCAACGATTGGCGGCGCCGAGAATATTCGGGGCACCGATTTCTATTCACGCCTTGTCGACAAGCTGCTCAGGGCGAACATCAGGCCATTTATCACCCTATACCACTGGGACATGCCACAATACCTCGAAGACAAAGGGGGATGGATCAATCGAGACACTATCGGCCGCTTCGCAGATTTCGCATCGCTCGTGGGGCGCCGCCTCGGCGACCGGGTCAAAGATTTTATTGTGTTCAACGAACCGATGATTTTCTTGTCTCTTGGTAATCTTCTCGGGTTGCACGCACCCGGCCGAAGGTCGCTCAGGGGTTTCTTCGCGGCAAGCCATCATGTGCTGCTCGCCCAGGCCGAAGGCGCCCGCGCGTTGAGAGCGGTCGTTGGTTCGGCAGAAATCGGCACCACAATTTCAGCCACCGCGGCTTACCCGGCGTCGACAAGCCCGCGCGATGTTCTGGCGGCGCAAAGATTCGATACCCTCTTTAATACGTTCTATCTCGAGCCGGTTCTTGGCCGCGGTTACCCAACGGCGCATTTTCCCGCCTTGCGGCGCATCGAGAAGCACATTAGAGCCGGCGACATGCAGAAGCTGCAGTTCGATTTTGACTTCTGGGGGCTCAACACGTATACGCGCAAGCGCGTGAAATACAGCCGGTTTATTCCGTTTGTGCACTGGCGCGAGCTAAAGAACGACCCCAATGTGCCCGAGACGGCCATGCGCTGGGAAATCTATCCGCAGGGAATCTATGACCTGCTGAAGAAATATGGAAGTTACCCTGAGATTAAAAAACTGTACGTGACGGAAAACGGGGCTGCCTTTCATGATCAGGTCGTGCAGGGCCGTGTCGCAGACAGCTACCGCATCGAATACCTACGCGAATATCTGCGCGCCGTGCAGCGGGCCAAAAGCGAAGGCGTGAAGATTGCAGGCTACTTTGCCTGGTCGCTGCTCGATAATTTCGAATGGGCTGAGGGTTACCACGCCCGCTTCGGCCTGACGCACGTCGATTACGGCACACAAAAGCGCACCATAAAAGACAGCGGTTACTGGTACAGCCGGCTCATTGCGGCCGGTTCAGAACCTACTTAA
- a CDS encoding TRAP transporter substrate-binding protein has protein sequence MNSLKKAAITTSLAALVFVNGDVSSQAKDVTLKVGTVAPSGTPWSDELYGLKRRIEKESNKNIKLKVYLGGQLGGEHEILQGIQRGRIQGGGLTATALAAAVPELDLIEVPYLFDSQKQADCVLDKHLLEPFTQLFAEKGLVFVTWAENGYRNIGTKNKPIKTPGDLRGVKIRAQESKVHLAYWKKIGASPVPIAVPEVLPALQTGVVEGFDQTALMTLAAEWQTSIKFYTVTEHIYQPAAIVYSKSFFDGLTPDQKKILMGDGNGLAPRARRAVRRLSGQLIKALESNNVQIIKLSGGEKAAFKNAASGLAEQMVGQIGGKSSMIYAKIKAGKAACGK, from the coding sequence ATGAATTCATTAAAGAAAGCAGCAATCACCACATCGCTGGCGGCGCTCGTCTTCGTGAACGGCGACGTGTCGTCGCAGGCGAAAGACGTGACGCTCAAAGTCGGCACCGTCGCCCCATCAGGTACTCCCTGGTCTGACGAGCTCTACGGCCTCAAGCGCCGCATCGAAAAGGAGAGCAATAAGAATATCAAGCTCAAGGTATACCTCGGCGGGCAGCTGGGCGGCGAGCATGAAATTCTTCAGGGTATTCAGCGCGGGCGCATTCAGGGCGGTGGCCTCACCGCCACGGCGCTCGCGGCCGCGGTGCCTGAACTCGACCTGATCGAAGTGCCGTATCTCTTCGACAGCCAAAAGCAGGCAGACTGCGTACTCGACAAGCACCTGCTCGAGCCATTTACTCAGCTTTTTGCTGAGAAAGGCCTCGTGTTTGTGACCTGGGCTGAAAATGGTTATCGCAACATCGGCACCAAAAACAAACCCATCAAAACTCCGGGCGATCTGCGCGGTGTGAAAATTCGCGCGCAAGAGTCAAAGGTTCACCTTGCCTACTGGAAAAAGATCGGCGCGAGCCCCGTGCCGATTGCAGTGCCCGAGGTTCTACCGGCGCTGCAAACCGGTGTGGTTGAGGGCTTCGACCAGACAGCGCTCATGACCCTGGCCGCTGAATGGCAGACATCGATCAAGTTCTACACGGTTACCGAGCACATCTACCAGCCTGCAGCGATCGTTTACAGCAAATCGTTTTTTGACGGATTAACCCCCGATCAGAAAAAGATTTTGATGGGCGACGGCAACGGCCTCGCGCCACGCGCACGCCGTGCGGTACGCCGCCTGAGCGGGCAGCTGATTAAGGCGCTCGAATCGAACAATGTACAGATCATCAAACTTTCGGGCGGCGAAAAGGCAGCGTTTAAGAATGCAGCTTCGGGCCTGGCAGAGCAGATGGTCGGCCAGATCGGCGGCAAATCTTCGATGATTTACGCTAAGATCAAAGCGGGCAAAGCGGCCTGCGGCAAATAA
- a CDS encoding putative lipoprotein: MTTKTNKKFYRHYLLALSCVAAVSMVFSACGTSRGVAISDAVRADSKGLPADVAKLWENRHIEAELVKALPKIEELVKNNPSNYEYHIIAARAFYTYADGHIFLRLTEDTEKQVKPELTKAYDKAIQYAEKAMSLEPAFKKKLLAGSSIEDGLELLGKDYIDSIYWRYAAFARWSRLEGTTTLLKNKGKFTKMVKRVEALDPNYFFGAVYRYYGGAETLSPTGSMAKGKENFEKAIQLAPNFFGNHVFFADVWAAKKLDKALFEKHMNIAINGNPKDLGRPEWVPEQIIEQGKAKKFLKEIETRNFD, translated from the coding sequence ATGACAACAAAAACAAACAAAAAATTCTACCGGCATTATCTGCTCGCGCTTTCATGCGTCGCTGCAGTTTCCATGGTATTTTCGGCCTGCGGTACTTCGCGCGGTGTCGCAATTTCTGATGCGGTGCGCGCTGACAGCAAAGGCCTGCCAGCCGACGTCGCCAAACTGTGGGAAAACCGCCACATCGAAGCTGAACTCGTGAAAGCGCTGCCCAAAATTGAAGAGCTGGTAAAAAACAACCCTTCAAACTACGAGTACCACATCATCGCGGCACGCGCGTTTTACACGTATGCCGACGGCCACATCTTTCTGCGCCTGACAGAAGACACAGAGAAGCAGGTGAAACCTGAACTCACGAAGGCGTATGACAAGGCAATCCAGTACGCTGAAAAAGCGATGTCGCTCGAACCGGCATTCAAGAAAAAACTGCTCGCCGGCAGCAGCATCGAAGATGGTCTCGAACTGCTTGGCAAAGACTACATCGATTCAATCTACTGGCGTTACGCCGCGTTTGCGCGCTGGTCTCGTCTTGAAGGCACAACCACTCTATTGAAGAACAAAGGCAAGTTTACCAAAATGGTCAAGCGCGTAGAAGCACTCGACCCGAACTATTTCTTTGGTGCGGTTTACCGATACTACGGCGGTGCTGAGACGCTCTCACCTACCGGCAGCATGGCGAAAGGCAAAGAAAACTTCGAAAAAGCAATTCAGCTTGCTCCAAATTTCTTTGGTAACCACGTATTTTTCGCAGATGTATGGGCCGCTAAAAAACTCGATAAAGCCCTGTTCGAAAAACACATGAACATCGCGATTAACGGCAATCCGAAAGATCTCGGCCGACCTGAGTGGGTGCCTGAGCAGATCATCGAGCAAGGCAAGGCGAAGAAATTTCTCAAAGAAATTGAAACGAGAAACTTCGACTGA